The sequence ATTGTTCGAGGCTCTGCAGATTGAAATCGTCGAGGAAGCGCCGGGTGGTGGCGTACAGGGCCGGGCGACCCGGAACTTCCTTGTGGCCGACGATGCGGATCCACTCCCGCGCTTCCAGGGTGCGGATGATCTGGCTGCTGACCGTCACCCCGCGGATGGCCTCGATGTCGCCGCGGGTCACCGGCTGGCGGTAGGCGATGATGGCCAGGGTTTCCAGCAGCACGCGGGAATAGCGGCCCGCCTTCTGGGGGAACAGGCGCTGCACCCAAGGGGCGTAGTCGCGCCGCACCTGATAGCGCCAGCCGCCGGCCACCTGCACCAGTTCCAGGGGGCGGCCTTGGCATTCGGCCTGCAACCGGCCCAGCGCCTCGGCAAGGTCCGCCCGGGTGGCGCCCTCGTCGGCTAGCAGGGTCAGCAACTGGTTGTCGTCCAGCGGTTCCGGCGAGGCCAGCAGCAACGCCTCGACAATCTGCTTCAGCGTCATCGGGCTTGGACCTGGATCGGCGCCAGAGGTTCGCTCTGGCACACCTCCACCAACCCTTCCTTGCACAGCTCCAGCAGGGCCAGGAAGGTCACCACCAGACCGGCGCGGCCCTCGCGCAGATCGAACAGGCTTTCCAGCGCCACCGCCGCATCCTTGCGCAACCGGGCCAGCACCTGGCTCATGCGTTCGCGCACCGACAGGGTTTCGGGGGTGATGGTGTGGCTTTGCAGTTTCTCGGCCCGGTCGAGCACCTGGCGGAAGGCCTCGGCCAGGTGCTCCAGGGTGAGCTGCGGCAGGGCCGGCGGGCGGGGCGGCAGATCGGCGGCCAGCACCGCGGGAAACAGGTCCCGGCCGAGACGCGGCAGGGCGTCCAGTTCCTGGGCTGCCTGCTTGATGCGCTCGTATTCCTGCAGGCGCCGCACCAGTTCGGCGCGGGGGTCTTCCTCGTCCTCGCCTTCGGTTTCCGGCTTTGGCAGCAGCAGACGTGATTTGATCTCCGCCAGCCAGGCGGCCATGAGCAGGTATTCGGCCGCCAGTTCGATTCTGAGGCGCTCCATCAGGCCGATGTATTGCAGATACTGCTCGGTCACCCGGGTGATGGAAACCGCCATGATGTCCAGATTCTGACGCCGGATCAGATACAGCAGCAGGTCCAGCGGGCCTTCGAAGGTTTCCTCGAGGATGACCCGCAGGGCGTCCGGGGGGATGTAGAGATTCTCCGGCAGCTCCACCACCGGCGCGCCCCGGACCCGGGCCAGGATCGTCGCCTCGCTCACGACAGGCCGGCGAGGGAGAAGAAGAACCCCTGGAACGTGAAGATGACCGGCCCCAGGATTTTCCCCAGCGCCCCGGTAATGAGCAGCAACAACAGGATCGGCATGCCGTAAGGCTCGAGCTGGGCCACCCACGCCGCCCAGCGGTGCGGCAGGACGCCGACCAGCACCCGGCCGCCGTCCAGCGGCGGGACCGGAAGCAGATTCAGGACCATCAGCACCAGGTTGAAGAAAATCCCCGCCGCACCCATGTAGATGAGCGGCACCGACACGTAGGACATTTCCAGGAACACCCCCAACCGCGCCAGCAGCGCCCATCCCAGCGCCATGAGCAAGTTGGCGCCGGGACCGGCCAGGGCCACCAGGGCCATGTCGCGCTTGGGATGACGCAACCTACCGAAGTCCACCGGCACCGGTTTGGCCCAACCGAAGATGAAGCCGCCCAGCAGCAACATCGCCAGCGGCACCACCACGGTGCCGACGATGTCCACGTGATGGAGCGGGTTGAGGGACAACCGTCCCAGGCGTTTGGCGGTGTCGTCCCCCAGCAGCCAGGCCACCCAGCCGTGGGCCACTTCGTGCAGGGTGATGGCGAACAGAATGGGCAACACCCAGACGGCGAGCTTCTGGGCCAGGGTCAGTTCTTCCATAGGATCAGGTCGTCATCCGTTAACGCAGCAGGGCTTCGAGCCGCTCATAACCTTTACCTTCGCGGCGGATCTCGGGAACCCCCTCGGTCAGGTCGATCACCGTGGTCGGCTCGTAGGGCATGATGCCGGCATCGAGAATCAGATCCACCTGCTTTTCCAGGCGCTGGCGGATTTCGTACGGGTCCACCAATGCCGTCTCCTCACCGGGGAGGATCAGGGTGGTGCTGAACAAGGGCTCCTCCAAGGCCGCCAGCAACGCCTGGGCCACCGGATGGTCGGGAATACGGATGCCGACGGTCTTGCGGCTGGGATGCTGCAGGCGGCGCGGCACCTCGTGGGTCGCTTTGAGAATGAAGGTGTACGGGCCGGGGGTGAGCGCCTTGATGAGGCGGTGGGCCTCGTTGCTGAGACGGACGAACTGGCCGATCTGGGCCAGATCGCGGCAGACCAGGGAAAACTGGTGTTTCTCGCCCAGCTGGCGGATCTGGCGAATACGCTCGAGAGCCTTCTTGTCGTCGATACGGCAGGCAAGCGCATAGGAAGAATCGGTGGGCCAGACGATGACACCGCCCCGCTGCAGGATTTCCACCGCCCGCCGGATCAGGCGGGGCTGGGGGTTGTCAGGATGGATCTCGAAATACTGGGCCATGACCGTCATAAAAAACCTGTTTCGCCATTCCACCGCACGGGACACCGGGAGTGCGATTCGGCGCTATAGCCTACCATTTACGGCCCGGGCTGGACACCGCGAATTACGCCTTGGCGCGATGGGCCACCTGATCGCGCAGATACACCGGCAACCCCTGCTCCGGTGGCAGCCATTGGGTGCCGGGATCGGTCCCGGCCGCCAGCCGGGCGATCCAGGCCGCCCGTGGCAGGCGCCGGGGCCAGATGGTGCGCAGGCGGTCGCCGAAACGGCGGCGCAGCACCTCGCCGTAGGCCGACCAGCCGTGACCGACGGCCACCGCCTCGGTCAGATCGTCCGGCAGCGGCGCCTGCCGGGGATCGACGACCTGTTCGCGGCCGACGAGCACCGGCCCGGCCTCGCCGCGCCGGTACACGCCCCAGTACACTTCCCCCATACGGGCGTCCAAAGCCGCCACGGCGTACGCCACCGGCGTCTGCGCCAACGCTTCGGCCGCCAGCGCCGCCAGGGTCGAGACCGGCACCACCGCCAACCCGGCGCCCAGGGCCGTCCCCTGGGCCACTCCGGCGGCGATCCGCAGCCCCGTGAACGCCCCCGGCCCGCGCCCGAACGCCAGGGCATCGAGTTCCCGCAGCGTCAGGCCGGCTTCCTCCAGCAATCCGGTCATCATCGGCAGGATCAGCTCGGCGTGGCGGCGCGGGGCCACCTCGAAGCGTTCACAGACCCGGCCATCGCGATACAGGGCGGCGGAACAGGCTTCGGTGGCGGTTTCCAGGGCCAGAATCTTCACGTCGGTTCACCAAAGAAACGTCGCACGGCTTGCAACTCCCGGGTCCGCGGCATCGGCGGCAGGCTGCCGAGGAAGACCTTGCCGTAACCCCGCGTGGTCAGGCGGGGATCGCACAGCACCAGCACCCCCCGGTCCTCGGCGCCGCGGATCAGGCGTCCGGCGCCCTGCTTGAGGGCGATCACCGCCGCCGGCAGCTGCCAGGTGGGAAAGGGATCGTACCCTCGGGCGCGCAGACTGGCAAGCCGGGCCTGGCAGACCGGGTCGCCCGGCGAAGTGAAAGGCAGCTTGTCGATGATGACGCACGAGAGCGCTGAACCGCGCACGTCCACCCCCTCCCAGAAACTGGCGGTCCCCAGCAGCACCGCGTTGCCCAGCTCGCGGAAACGCGCCAGCAGCACCGCCTTGGGGGCGCGCCCCTGCACCAACAAGGGAAACGGCAGATCTTCCAGCAGCTTAGCGGCCTCGTTCATGGCCCGGTGGCTGGTGAACAGCAGGAAAGCCCGCCCGCCGCTGGCCTCCAGGACGGGGCGGACGGCGGCGATCATGCGCCGGGTGTAGTCCGGCGCCGCCGGCGGCGGCAGATCCGGCGGCAGATAGAGCAGCGCCTGGCGGCGGTAGTCGAAAGGACTGGGCCAGATACGGCAGCGGACCGCTTCCCGGTTCAGCCCCAGCTGGCCGAGAAAATGGTCGAAACCGCCGGCCACGCTCAAGGTGGCGGACGTGAAAATCCAGGCCGCTTCGAACCGCGCCCGGTAAGCGGCGAAGGAGGCCCCGACCACCAGCGGCGTGGCGTGGAGGGCGAAGCGCCGGGAACCGGTCTCGAACCAGCGCACCCAGCCCTCGCGCTCGCCTTCGAGCCAGCTTTGCAGCCGCGCCAGCTGCCGCTCGGCGCGCTGGTAACAATGGCCCAGCCCCTGGCTGGCGCCGGCCAAGGGCGCCAGAGCCTCGACCAGACCGGCCAATGTCCCGGCCAGGCCGGCCAGCACCGTGTGCGCCCGCTCGGGCAGCTCTTCCGCGGACCCTTTGGACGGCGCGGTCCCCAGGAACGCCAGCGTCCGCTGTAACGCCTGCTGCAGTTCCGTCTGGGCCTGGCGCAGGGCCGGGGCGGCCGTTTCGGCTTGTCGCAGCTCGGCGGCACTATCGCGCAGCAGTTCCTGCAGCTGGCGGGCGCTCAGGGTTTCGCCCAGAAAATGGGCCGCGGTGGCGGCGAACTGGTGGGCCTCGTCCACGATCACCGCATCGGCCTCCGGCAACAGCGCGCCATAGCCTTCCTGGCGCAGGGCCCAGTCGGCGCACAGGAGATGATGGTTGACCACCACCAGATCCGCCTCCTGCGCCCGGCGCCGGGCTTTGAGCAGGAAACAGTCGGCGACGAAAGGACAGTCCTGCCCCAGGCAACTGTCCTCGGTGGAGGTCAGGCGCGGCCAGCCCCACCAGTCCTCCGGCAGCGCGGCCAGTTCGGCGATGTCGCCCACCGCCGTGGTTTCCAGCCAGCGGCGTACGCTCAGCAGGGCCTCGCGCTCGGCCTCGTCGTGCAGCAGCCGACCTTCCAGGGCCTGCTGCAGGCGGTAATGGCACAGATAGTTGCCCCGTCCCTTGAGCTGGACCACCCGCAGCGGCCGCCCGAGGGAACGCTGCAGTACCGGCAGGTCGCGCCCGAACAACTGGTCCTGGAGATTGCGGCTGCCGGTGGCGACGACGACCTGCCTGCCCGACAGCAGCGCCGGCAGCAGATAGGCGAAGGTCTTGCCGGTGCCGGTGCCGGCCTCGGCCACCAGAACGCCGCCTTGATCGAGGGTTTCGGCCACCGCCTCGGCCATCTCCACCTGGGCGGCGCGGGGGGCGTAGCCGTCGATGATCCGCGACAGCAGCCCGCCCTGGGCGAACCATGCGCCCAGGGCGGGCTCGGCGGTTTCTGAGGCTGACCTGGATCGGGACATGGCAGCGGGGCAAAGGGCGTCACTGTACCATAACCGCCCCGCTCAGGGGGACTGTGCCGCCTCCGCGATGGATGCCAGAACCGGAACATCGATCCCCGCCTGCCGCGCCTCCGCCAGCACCCGCGCCAAGCGCTCCCCGGCCCGACGGCCGCGGGCACGGCGGTCCGGGCAGTCGGCGATGCCTTCGGCCATCGCTTCGATCAGCGCCTCGCGCGGCAGCGGCCGACCGAAGCGGCGCTCCAGCACCGTCAGCACATCACCCGCCACCCGGCGCACCAGGTCCCGGTGCCGGTGCCACAATTCCCCGACGGTCGTATCCACGGCCAGGGAGGCGATGTTGAGGGTCAGAATGTACAGGCTCTTGCGCGCCAGCTCGAAGATCAGCTCGTCTTCACTTTCAAGCAGGCGGGTCTTGACGCCCAGCCGGCCAAGGGCTCCGATCACTTGATCCGCCTTGGGACCGTACACCGGGGTGAACAGGATGTCGGTCAACGCCTGCCCCGGCTTCTTCTCGAACCAGACCACCGCCACCGTGACGTTCTCCAGGCCGTGGCGCTGCCAGTCCGCCGGCGTCAGTTCGTTCTGCACCAGGACGAGGCGGTCACGCCAGCGCAGCGGGATCTGCGCCAGCACCGGGTGCAGGTCGCTTTCCGCCACCGTCACCAACACCAGTTCCGGCTCGGGCACCGACTCGGCCACCTCTCCGGGATCCATGCCCCGCAGCACCGGCACCACCGGATGCCCCAGACGGAGAAAGCCCTTGGCGAATTCGCCGCCCAGTTCCCCCAGACCGATGATGACGACCGCTGTCTTCATCCAGCTTTCCCCAGCCGGCTGCGCCGGTCACACCAGAGATAGACCCAGGCTCGCCGCGGCCGCCCCTTCACCCGGACAAGCGCCAGACGGCGGCGGTATTCCCCACCTTCGTAGCGGTCCAGGCGCTGAAGATCCCGGGGACGCAAGCCGGTCAGCAGCAGGCCGCCGACGATCCTTTTAGGACAGGGCACCAGGGCGGGATAGTCGGCCCCCTGCACCGGCCGGACCCGGTAACCACACAGCACCGCCGGCCGCTCCCCCATGCGGCGACCCACAAGCCGGCGGCACAGAGACGCATCGGTCAGGGAACCATAGACGAACAGATCACGACAGGATAAGACCATCGGAAAGATACTTACCCGGATCGGATTTCGAATCATCCGCTGATTATAATCCCATTCAGAGCGACCAATTTCCGGAATTGACCATGAGAGCATCATTCCATGCCTACTGGGGCAAGGCCGGTGAAGGGGAAACCTGCCACCTGCTGCCCTATCACTGCCTGGACGTGGCCGCCTGCGGGGTAACGCTGCTGAAACGGCTGCCGCGCTGGCGCCGGCGGCTGGTGGGATTGTCGGGCATGGGTGAAGACACCTTGCTACTCACCCTGCGCGTTTTTCTCCCGCTCCACGACTTGGGCAAGTTCGCCACCGCCTTCCAGAACCTTCGCCCCGACCTGCTCGAAAGGCTGCGGCACCGCCGCAGCGCCAAGGGCTATCCCACCCGCCACGACACCCTTGGTTACGCCTTGTGGCGTGAGCAACTGCGGTCCCGGTTTGGAGGCACCGGCCGCCGCCGGCGCACATCGGACAGCCCCGCCGATCCCTGGATGCGGGTGGTCACCGGCCATCACGGCCAGCCGCCCGGCGAAAGCCTCCAGGGCCTGCTGCGGGATCACTTCGAGGCGGAGGACATCGAAGCCGCCGAAGCTTTCCTCCAGGCAGTACTGGAACTGACAGGCGTCGAATCCCTGCCGAAAACGGCGCTTCCACCCGAGGCCACCTGGTGGCTGGCGGGTCTGACCGTGCTCGCCGACTGGCTGGGCTCCAACGCCGGGTTCTTCCCCTACTGCGAGGAAGCCCTGCCGCTTCACGATTACTGGGACCGCGCCCTGAAACAGGCGGAAAAGGCCGTCGAGGCCGCCGGCCTGAATCCGGACCCTCCCTCGGGGCGTTTCACCCTGGGCGACTGTTTCGCCGATCCGCCCGCAAACCTGAAGCCCACCCCGCTGCAGCGGTGGGCGGAAACCGTCGCCCTCGACGCCGGCCCCAGCCTGTTCATCCTCGAGGACGTCACCGGCGCCGGCAAGACCGAGGCCGCGCTGCTGCTGGCCCAGCGGCTGCTGCGGGAACAAGGTGGCGGCGGGCTGTATTTCGGCCTGCCCACCATGGCCACCGCCAACGGCATGTACCAGCGCCTCGGCGGCGGCGAGCCGCCAGTGTACTGCCGTCTGTTCGCCCCCGGCAGCCATCCTTCCCTAGTGCTGGCCCACAGCCGTGCCGAGCTGGTGCGCGGACACCTGCTGCCCCCGCCCGAGCCGGAGGGCGACTACGGCGACAGTACCGAAGCGGCCGCAAACCGCTGCAGCGCCTGGCTGGCCGACAATCGCAAGAAGGCCCTGCTGGCGGAGGTGGGCGTCGGCACCATCGACCAGGCCCTGCTGGCCGTCCTCGCCTCCCGCCACCAGTCGCTGCGCCTGCTCGGCCTGCTGGACAAGGTGCTGATCGCAGACGAAGTCCACGCCTGCGACGCCTACATGAACCGCCTGCTGGAGCATCTGCTCCGCGCCCACGCCGGAGCCGGCGGCAGCGCCATCCTGCTGTCGGCCACCCTGCCCCACAGACAGAAAACCGCCCTGATCGAAGCGTTCGCAGCAGGTCTGGGACGCGAAATCGACCACCTGGAACCCAGCAAAGACTATCCGCTTGCCACCGTCTTCGACCGGAACGGCATCCGCATCCAGCCCCTGGAAACCCGGCCGGAGGTGGCCCGGCAGGTGGCGGTCGAATTCATCGAGCGTGAGGAGCAGGTCGAAACCGTCCTGGCCGACGCCGTCTCCCGGGGATGCTGCGCCTGCTGGATCTGCAACACGGTGGACGACGCCCGCCGCCGCTTCGAGCAGCTGGTCCAGACGCATCCGGACTGGAAGCTGGACCTGTTCCACGCCCGTTTCACCCTTCATGACCGGATGGCCGTCGAGCGGCGGGTTTTACGGAATTTCGGCAAGCGTTCCGGGCCTGCCGAACGCCGCGGCCGGGTCCTCATCGCCACCCAGGTGGTGGAACAGTCCCTGGACCTGGACTTCGACGTGCTGATCTCGGATCTGGCCCCCATCGACCTGCTGGTCCAGCGCGCCGGCCGCCTCCAGCGCCACCCCCGCGACAAGGAAGGCCGCTACACCCCCGATGCAACGGACCGGCGCGGCATCCCGAAGCTCATCGTGCTGGCCCCACCCTGGGACGACGACCCGCCCGCCGACTGGCTGCGCCAGGCCCTGCCGGGCACGGCGGCGGTGTATGAAGCCGAGGATGCCCACCTGTGGCTGGGGATGAAGCTGTTGCGGGAACGACGGGGTTTTGGCATGCCCGGTGACGCCCGTTTTCTAATCGAGGGTGTGTATGACACGGACCCGTTCGTGGACTTCCCCGAAGCGCTCCAGGCCAAGGCGTTGGAAGCCGAAACGACGGACAAGTGCAAGGCCACCATTGGCGAGGACAAAGTGCTGCATTTAGAAAGCGGCTACCGCCTGGAAGGCCCCTGGCTTGACGAGGATATTGCACCCACCCGCCTGGGCGAACCCACCACCACCGTCTGGCTGGCGCGGCTGGCCGAAGGCCGCCTGCTGCCGCTGCACAGCGACAGCACCG comes from Methylomarinovum tepidoasis and encodes:
- a CDS encoding site-2 protease family protein; the protein is MEELTLAQKLAVWVLPILFAITLHEVAHGWVAWLLGDDTAKRLGRLSLNPLHHVDIVGTVVVPLAMLLLGGFIFGWAKPVPVDFGRLRHPKRDMALVALAGPGANLLMALGWALLARLGVFLEMSYVSVPLIYMGAAGIFFNLVLMVLNLLPVPPLDGGRVLVGVLPHRWAAWVAQLEPYGMPILLLLLITGALGKILGPVIFTFQGFFFSLAGLS
- the cas3 gene encoding CRISPR-associated helicase Cas3'; this encodes MRASFHAYWGKAGEGETCHLLPYHCLDVAACGVTLLKRLPRWRRRLVGLSGMGEDTLLLTLRVFLPLHDLGKFATAFQNLRPDLLERLRHRRSAKGYPTRHDTLGYALWREQLRSRFGGTGRRRRTSDSPADPWMRVVTGHHGQPPGESLQGLLRDHFEAEDIEAAEAFLQAVLELTGVESLPKTALPPEATWWLAGLTVLADWLGSNAGFFPYCEEALPLHDYWDRALKQAEKAVEAAGLNPDPPSGRFTLGDCFADPPANLKPTPLQRWAETVALDAGPSLFILEDVTGAGKTEAALLLAQRLLREQGGGGLYFGLPTMATANGMYQRLGGGEPPVYCRLFAPGSHPSLVLAHSRAELVRGHLLPPPEPEGDYGDSTEAAANRCSAWLADNRKKALLAEVGVGTIDQALLAVLASRHQSLRLLGLLDKVLIADEVHACDAYMNRLLEHLLRAHAGAGGSAILLSATLPHRQKTALIEAFAAGLGREIDHLEPSKDYPLATVFDRNGIRIQPLETRPEVARQVAVEFIEREEQVETVLADAVSRGCCACWICNTVDDARRRFEQLVQTHPDWKLDLFHARFTLHDRMAVERRVLRNFGKRSGPAERRGRVLIATQVVEQSLDLDFDVLISDLAPIDLLVQRAGRLQRHPRDKEGRYTPDATDRRGIPKLIVLAPPWDDDPPADWLRQALPGTAAVYEAEDAHLWLGMKLLRERRGFGMPGDARFLIEGVYDTDPFVDFPEALQAKALEAETTDKCKATIGEDKVLHLESGYRLEGPWLDEDIAPTRLGEPTTTVWLARLAEGRLLPLHSDSTAPEAWLESSLTLRQALARYEVIPDGVSPEGWQKSKEDLPGRGKWGVVIALNPVTENFWEGQVQSEQPRIRTIVYSQTTGLAFKE
- a CDS encoding ATP-dependent DNA helicase, giving the protein MSRSRSASETAEPALGAWFAQGGLLSRIIDGYAPRAAQVEMAEAVAETLDQGGVLVAEAGTGTGKTFAYLLPALLSGRQVVVATGSRNLQDQLFGRDLPVLQRSLGRPLRVVQLKGRGNYLCHYRLQQALEGRLLHDEAEREALLSVRRWLETTAVGDIAELAALPEDWWGWPRLTSTEDSCLGQDCPFVADCFLLKARRRAQEADLVVVNHHLLCADWALRQEGYGALLPEADAVIVDEAHQFAATAAHFLGETLSARQLQELLRDSAAELRQAETAAPALRQAQTELQQALQRTLAFLGTAPSKGSAEELPERAHTVLAGLAGTLAGLVEALAPLAGASQGLGHCYQRAERQLARLQSWLEGEREGWVRWFETGSRRFALHATPLVVGASFAAYRARFEAAWIFTSATLSVAGGFDHFLGQLGLNREAVRCRIWPSPFDYRRQALLYLPPDLPPPAAPDYTRRMIAAVRPVLEASGGRAFLLFTSHRAMNEAAKLLEDLPFPLLVQGRAPKAVLLARFRELGNAVLLGTASFWEGVDVRGSALSCVIIDKLPFTSPGDPVCQARLASLRARGYDPFPTWQLPAAVIALKQGAGRLIRGAEDRGVLVLCDPRLTTRGYGKVFLGSLPPMPRTRELQAVRRFFGEPT
- the scpB gene encoding SMC-Scp complex subunit ScpB, translated to MTLKQIVEALLLASPEPLDDNQLLTLLADEGATRADLAEALGRLQAECQGRPLELVQVAGGWRYQVRRDYAPWVQRLFPQKAGRYSRVLLETLAIIAYRQPVTRGDIEAIRGVTVSSQIIRTLEAREWIRIVGHKEVPGRPALYATTRRFLDDFNLQSLEQLPPLPVEDDDETETEPSAGA
- a CDS encoding L-threonylcarbamoyladenylate synthase, whose protein sequence is MAQYFEIHPDNPQPRLIRRAVEILQRGGVIVWPTDSSYALACRIDDKKALERIRQIRQLGEKHQFSLVCRDLAQIGQFVRLSNEAHRLIKALTPGPYTFILKATHEVPRRLQHPSRKTVGIRIPDHPVAQALLAALEEPLFSTTLILPGEETALVDPYEIRQRLEKQVDLILDAGIMPYEPTTVIDLTEGVPEIRREGKGYERLEALLR
- a CDS encoding gamma-glutamylcyclotransferase family protein, which codes for MVLSCRDLFVYGSLTDASLCRRLVGRRMGERPAVLCGYRVRPVQGADYPALVPCPKRIVGGLLLTGLRPRDLQRLDRYEGGEYRRRLALVRVKGRPRRAWVYLWCDRRSRLGKAG
- the tsaB gene encoding tRNA (adenosine(37)-N6)-threonylcarbamoyltransferase complex dimerization subunit type 1 TsaB — its product is MKILALETATEACSAALYRDGRVCERFEVAPRRHAELILPMMTGLLEEAGLTLRELDALAFGRGPGAFTGLRIAAGVAQGTALGAGLAVVPVSTLAALAAEALAQTPVAYAVAALDARMGEVYWGVYRRGEAGPVLVGREQVVDPRQAPLPDDLTEAVAVGHGWSAYGEVLRRRFGDRLRTIWPRRLPRAAWIARLAAGTDPGTQWLPPEQGLPVYLRDQVAHRAKA
- a CDS encoding segregation and condensation protein A, whose amino-acid sequence is MSEATILARVRGAPVVELPENLYIPPDALRVILEETFEGPLDLLLYLIRRQNLDIMAVSITRVTEQYLQYIGLMERLRIELAAEYLLMAAWLAEIKSRLLLPKPETEGEDEEDPRAELVRRLQEYERIKQAAQELDALPRLGRDLFPAVLAADLPPRPPALPQLTLEHLAEAFRQVLDRAEKLQSHTITPETLSVRERMSQVLARLRKDAAVALESLFDLREGRAGLVVTFLALLELCKEGLVEVCQSEPLAPIQVQAR
- a CDS encoding ketopantoate reductase family protein, which codes for MKTAVVIIGLGELGGEFAKGFLRLGHPVVPVLRGMDPGEVAESVPEPELVLVTVAESDLHPVLAQIPLRWRDRLVLVQNELTPADWQRHGLENVTVAVVWFEKKPGQALTDILFTPVYGPKADQVIGALGRLGVKTRLLESEDELIFELARKSLYILTLNIASLAVDTTVGELWHRHRDLVRRVAGDVLTVLERRFGRPLPREALIEAMAEGIADCPDRRARGRRAGERLARVLAEARQAGIDVPVLASIAEAAQSP